Proteins from one Ahaetulla prasina isolate Xishuangbanna chromosome 2, ASM2864084v1, whole genome shotgun sequence genomic window:
- the LOC131193250 gene encoding G-protein coupled receptor 22-like, which produces MESPMFDTILETTDGVTPDPSWSLPYPLGFQVSLTGFLMLEIVLGVSSNLTVLVLYCLQAGLVDSVSNMVTMNLHVLDVLICVVCAPLTIVVILVPPDRAATLFCCFHEACITFSSVATATNVLVISLDRYDISVRPAQRVLTPARAILLLAGVWVLSLTVFFIPFLEGEFGHASVWQNRTVLCVGPEEFHAELGTSYHLAIQIPTFFAAVAVMLVTYAKILQALNISIGSTFKRSQRRKTKKRKRRKAVELSSSSSMISAGEAKRLSQPMPTLQAPPPMGVQASVSVIIALRRAVKRHRDRRERQRRVFRMSLLIISTFLLCWAPLSIVNLLILCLGPSPLLGKLRICFLAMAYGTTIFHPLLYAFTRQKLRNVLRSKLKKRVVSALQVDPAPGGTIIHNSWVEPPRKGCKGRPRGSDGAEHCLTEATKE; this is translated from the coding sequence ATGGAGAGTCCCATGTTTGACACCATCCTGGAGACAACAGACGGGGTAACCCCTGACCCCAGTTGGTCCCTGCCCTATCCACTGGGCTTCCAGGTGTCCTTGACTGGCTTCCTAATGCTGGAAATTGTTCTAGGGGTCAGCAGCAACCTCACAGTATTGGTTCTCTACTGCCTGCAAGCTGGCCTGGTTGACTCAGTCAGCAACATGGTGACCATGAACTTGCATGTACTAGATGTGCTCATCTGTGTGGTGTGTGCACCTCTCACCATAGTGGTCATATTGGTGCCACCCGATCGTGCTGCCACCCTCTTCTGCTGCTTCCACGAGGCCTGTATCACCTTCAGCAGCGTGGCAACAGCCACCAACGTCCTGGTGATCAGCTTGGACCGTTACGACATTTCTGTTCGCCCTGCACAGCGTGTGCTCACTCCAGCCCGTGCAATTCTACTCCTGGCTGGGGTCTGGGTGCTATCCCTGACTGTATTTTTTATACCGTTCCTTGAGGGGGAGTTTGGACACGCCAGCGTGTGGCAAAACCGTACTGTGCTGTGTGTTGGCCCGGAAGAGTTCCATGCTGAGCTCGGCACCTCCTATCACCTTGCCATTCAGATCCCCACTTTCTTTGCAGCCGTGGCAGTCATGCTGGTGACCTACGCCAAGATCCTGCAAGCTCTCAATATCAGCATTGGCAGCACTTTTAAGCGCAGCCAGCGTCGCAAGACAAAAAAGAGGAAGCGGCGGAAAGCAGTAGAGctgagtagcagcagcagcatgaTCAGTGCTGGAGAAGCCAAGAGGCTGTCCCAGCCAATGCCCACACTCCAAGCTCCACCTCCAATGGGTGTTCAGGCTTCTGTCTCCGTGATCATCGCACTGCGTCGGGCGGTGAAGCGCCACCGTGACCGGAGGGAGCGCCAGAGGCGTGTTTTCCGCATGTCACTGCTAATCATCTCAACGTTCCTGTTGTGCTGGGCACCTCTCTCCATTGTCAACCTGCTCATTCTGTGCCTCGGGCCTAGCCCCTTGCTGGGCAAGCTGCGCATCTGCTTCCTGGCCATGGCCTATGGTACAACCATCTTCCACCCACTCCTTTATGCCTTTACCCGCCAGAAACTGCGCAACGTACTCCGCAGCAAACTGAAGAAACGAGTGGTGTCAGCGCTGCAAGTCGATCCTGCACCTGGTGGCACAATCATCCACAACTCCTGGGTGGAGCCACCACGGAAAGGCTGCAAGGGGCGGCCACGGGGTAGTGATGGGGCTGAGCACTGCTTGACGGAGGCCACAAAAGAGTAA